A section of the Apodemus sylvaticus chromosome 10, mApoSyl1.1, whole genome shotgun sequence genome encodes:
- the Cdc42ep4 gene encoding cdc42 effector protein 4, producing the protein MPILKQLVSSSVNSKRRSRADLTAEMISAPLGDFRHTMHVGRAGDAFGDTSFLTSKAGEADVESLDEQASSSKLSLLSRKFRGSKRSQSVTRGDREQRDMLGSLRDSALFVKNAMSLPQLNEKEAAEKDSSKLPKSLSSSPVKKADARDGGPKSPRRNGATGPYSPDPLLDEQAFGDLMDLPIMPKVSYGLKHAESILSFHIDLGPSMLGDVLSIMDKDQWGSEEEEGVSYRDKEGPSGVVQAPPMLEIAPPLGRQERKASWDPASMLPPHSVEDDGWAVVAPSPSSARSVGSHTTRDSSSLSSYTSGVLEERSPAFRGPDRAAAAPLRQPDKEFSFMDEEEEDEIRV; encoded by the coding sequence ATGCCCATTCTCAAACAGCTGGTGTCCAGTTCTGTGAACTCAAAGCGCCGCTCACGCGCGGACCTCACAGCCGAGATGATCAGTGCCCCGCTGGGTGACTTCCGCCACACCATGCACGTGGGCCGGGCTGGGGATGCCTTTGGGGACACCTCCTTCCTCACTAGCAAGGCCGGTGAGGCTGATGTTGAGTCCCTGGACGAGCAAGCCTCATCTTCCAAACTCAGCCTCCTGTCCCGGAAGTTCCGGGGCAGTAAACGTTCACAGTCTGTGACCAGAGGGGACCGGGAGCAGAGAGACATGCTGGGCTCCCTGCGGGACTCAGCACTGTTTGTCAAGAATGCCATGTCCCTGCCTCAGCTCAATGAGAAGGAAGCCGCCGAGAAGGACTCCAGCAAGCTACCCAAGAGCCTGTCGTCCAGTCCTGTGAAGAAGGCAGATGCTAGGGATGGTGGCCCGAAGAGTCCCCGTCGGAACGGGGCCACGGGGCCCTACTCACCTGACCCACTCCTTGATGAGCAGGCCTTTGGGGACCTGATGGATCTACCCATCATGCCCAAAGTCAGCTATGGGCTGAAGCATGCGGAGTCAATCCTGTCCTTCCACATCGACCTGGGGCCCTCCATGCTGGGAGACGTCCTCAGCATCATGGACAAGGACCAGTGGGGctcggaggaggaggaaggtgtcAGTTACCGTGACAAAGAAGGCCCCAGTGGCGTTGTCCAGGCACCCCCTATGCTGGAGATAGCTCCTCCTCTagggagacaggaaagaaaggctAGCTGGGACCCAGCCTCCATGCTGCCCCCCCACTCTGTAGAGGATGACGGATGGGCGGTGGTagcccccagccccagctcagCACGCAGCGTGGGCAGCCACACCACGAGGGACAGCAGCTCCCTGTCCAGCTACACCTCAGGCGTCCTTGAGGAGCGCAGCCCAGCTTTCAGAGGCCCAGACAGGGCAGCGGCTGCTCCCCTGAGGCAGCCAGACAAGGAATTCTCCTTCatggatgaggaggaggaagacgagatCCGAGTTTGA
- the Cpsf4l gene encoding putative cleavage and polyadenylation specificity factor subunit 4-like protein, whose protein sequence is MEEVIAGLQGFTFTFEHDVELQKGTGLLPFQDMDKSSSAVCNFFAKGLCVKGILCPLRHEQGEKMVVCKHWLRGLCRKSDCCNFLHQYDVSRMPVCYFHSKFGNCSNKECPFLHLKSVSKVQDCPWYDQGFCREGPLCKYRHVHQVLCPNYFTGFCPKGPKCQFGHPKTSPIFHPSNVKLQPVTQPWDLTASPGSTLVPASQEKPVLQCHQRSLPQACCSRAHPAP, encoded by the exons ATGGAGGAGGTCATTGCCGGGCTGCAAGGGTTCACGTTCACCTTCGAGCACGATGTGGAATTGCAGAAGGGCACTGGACTCCTGCCTTTCCAGGACATGGACA AGTCCAGTTCAGCTGTGTGCAACTTCTTCGCTAAAGGGCTCTGTGTGAAAG GGATACTATGCCCACTTCGGCACGAGCAGGGTGAGAAGATGGTGGTGTGCAAACACTGGCTTCGAGGCCTCTGCCGGAAGAGCGATTGCTGCAACTTCCTGCACCAGTATGACGTCAGCAGGATGCCGGTGTGCTACTTCCACTCCAAGTTCG GTAACTGCAGCAACAAGGAATGCCCCTTCCTCCACTTGAAGTCAGTTTCCAAGGTCCAGGACTGCCCTTGGTATGACCAAGGGTTCTGCAGGGAAG GTCCCCTGTGTAAATACCGCCACGTTCATCAAGTGCTGTGTCCCAACTACTTCACTGGCTTCTGCCCCAAGGGACCTAAGTGCCAATTTGGGCA cCCGAAGACGAGTCCTATATTCCATCCCAGTAATGTGAAG CTGCAGCCTGTCACCCAGCCATGGGATTTGACAGCTTCTCCTGGCAGCACTCTGGTGCCCGCTTCCCAGGAAAAGCCCGTGCTCCAGTGTCATCAGAGGAGCCTGCCTCAGGCCTGCTGCTCAAGGGCCCACCCTGCGCCTTAG